Part of the Crossiella cryophila genome, AGGCAGGCGGCATCCTGGTCGGGGTGCACGTGGACGGTCAGCCGTGGGTCACCGTCGCGATCGAGATCCCCAGCGCTGATCGGGGACCCCGCCACTACAAGATCCCCGCCGGGGCGACGCAGCCGGCCGTGCGCGACGCGCGGAGGTCCGAACACCGTTTGGGCTACCTCGGCGACTGGCACAGCCACCCCGTTGACATCGGTCCCAGCCGCACGGACCTCGTGAGCCTCGGGCTCATCTCGGTGCTGCACCCTTGGGCCCCGAATCCCACCCTGGTCGTGGTGCGCAACACGATCAATGGATACGTCCTCGACGCGCGCCGGATCGTTGCCGTCGCTCCGCGGACCTGTGAAGTCAGGCTTGCCGGGGATCTCCCGCCGCTTCCGCCGCCGCGACGTTGAGGCGAGCTGCATCGACCTCGGTGACGTGTTGCCCAGAGGCATAGGGATACGACGGCAAATCGTTGCCAGACCTGGTCGAGGCCCCGCTCCACGAACTCAGTTGGCAGCAGTAAGTCTAGGCGACAGTGGAGGCACACCTCCTCGTGCAGGAACTGGCCTGCGGCGGTTCGCAGCCGCTACCGACGGGGTGCCGCCTCGGCGGTTTCCTCGTACTCCGTTTCGTCGTCCCAGTCGACGGTGCGCCGGTACTCCGGGTGGTTGCGATCCATCAACGCCGCCAGGTGAACCGGCACGGGGTAGCTGGTCCGCCCGTCCCAGGACACGGCGTGGTCGCACAGCCGCGCCGCCGCAACGGCGTAGCTCTGCGAGTCGGAGTCCGCGCCGACTACCACGATTTCGGTGCTGGTGTGGGCATACCAAGTGTGCGTGCCCGTCTCCTCATCGGCAGACCACCGTCCTGCGTCGAGACCTGCCCTGCTGTACCGGCCATTGCCTGCGAACTGGCGCGGGATGTTGGCCAAGATCCACGTGTTCGCGGAACTGCCGAGCTGATAGAGGGATCGCGTCGTCTTGCCGACGCGCCAGCTGTTGTCTGCCGCCGCATCGGGGATTCGCACCTCGACCGGACGCGGTAGGTCGCGTGTCCCCGAAGTTACCCGGACCACCGCCCGCGGGCGGTGCCCGAGGGCCGGGTCCCAGCCAGGCAGCGCGGGGCGGTCGTCAACCCGGCCGGCCGAGTTCGGTTCGAGGTCGAGATTCTTGTTGGCGAGCAACGGCCACAAGGACCGTGAGCTGTCTCCGGAGACCATCAGCACGTAACCCACTCCGGTGGCCACGTGCGCTCGTAGCTGGCCGAGAGCGGTGTCGATCGCCATGAGTAGGTCCTCGTCCTGCCGCTTGCCCCCGGGCAGCGGGAGCGCGCGGTACGCGGTGTTCGCGGTGGCGTAGTCGTGCCACCCGATGCCCTTGCCGCTCTTCGGATGCGGCGCGGGCTGGTAGGCGAGGACCCGCCAGTGCACACCGTCGGGAACCATGGCGACCAGGGACCAGCTCAGCTTCGGTGCGCCCTTGGTCCACGCCTCCCCTCGCTGGGCCCGCACGTGTAGGCCGACGTACGTAATCGGCTCCTGCAGCCCGAGGCGACCCGAGGCCAGCGCACTGGTCATCCTCGGGTGGACCAGGCCGGCGACCCGCAGCAGGTCGGCCACCGCGTTGTTCCCCGCGTGGTCCTTCGCCGGGGCCTCCAGCTCCTTGGCCGGTGGTGCCGTCGCCAAGAACTGGGCCAGTGCGCTGCGCTCGGCGAGCAAGCGGTTGACCGCGGGCTTCGCGTCCCCGTCCGGCGAGCGGCCGTCGTACTCGGTCTCGCACAACGCCAGTACCCGCGTCCCGTCTGGCGCGACGAGGTGCGGGACTCGATTCAGCGCTGCGACCCGTTCCTGGTACCGCCTGCCGTGGGCTAGCAGCTCGGGTACGTGGTGGAACACAACCTCCACGTGCGCCCAGACCTGGACCAGGGTGTCTTCCGGAACGCCCTCGGTGAGGTCGGTGCGGTGGAGGTGATGGGCGAGCAGCCGTTGCACCCGGGCGCGGGTGCGCTGGGTGGTGTAGAGGACGAGGACGCGCAGCCGCTCGGTGCCAGATGCCTTGATGATCGCGGGCAGCCCGCTCTCGTCGAGCAGGTTGACGTCCCGGCCGGCTTCAACGGTCCGCTTGGTCTGAATGGAGAACTGGTGCCCCTTCACCTCACGGGCAGTCACGTTCGCCACACCGAGCACGTCCCCGGCGTGGCGGATCAGCTCGCGCAGGGTGTACATGCCCACACCGCGACCGATCGGGAATCGCACGGACTTGGGTACCAGCGCCCGCAGTCGCTGGGGAACACCTGCGAGTTCGAGGTCGCCTGGTTCCAGCAAGTTCTCCCCGCGCAGCCGGTGCGCAACCGACAACGCGATGCGGCTGGTCGTCTCGATCCGGCCGAGGCGACCTCGACCTTCCATCGCGAGGCAGAGCAGCGGGTCCTCGTCCCGGCGAGGTGCCAGCCAGGCGTTGCGGGTGCCGGCGAGCCATTGGCTCAGGCGGGCCACTGACGGGTCAAGCACGACGACGGGAGTTCGCACGCCCGGCAGCGTCTTCATCAGCAGGCGAATCCGGAGCGCGGCGTAGCGGAGTTCCCCACCCTGCCGCCACGCACCGGACCACAAGGCGTCCTGGGCCCACACCAGCAGGTTCCCGTCGGTGTCGGTGCGGAGCGACACCTCACGGCCGTCGATCCGCCACGACGTACCAGCTAGCCGGCGGGCGACCTCCCAGGTGGCGGCGTCGTAGACCCAGTTCGGC contains:
- a CDS encoding RNaseH domain-containing protein, whose amino-acid sequence is MTGEKELSLLAYPLTEVLHGTAHVHRLPENVAEVWERLRSRYRERVHHNVNLPYSGLATALHAYSGACVNLFPTSKQHAPQRLVSSKPLDRRDVHDAVVLWEQAVLGVPDEEITFGYPSELAELFADSTVEQVSLASQVHHVGDQPDAPNWVYDAATWEVARRLAGTSWRIDGREVSLRTDTDGNLLVWAQDALWSGAWRQGGELRYAALRIRLLMKTLPGVRTPVVVLDPSVARLSQWLAGTRNAWLAPRRDEDPLLCLAMEGRGRLGRIETTSRIALSVAHRLRGENLLEPGDLELAGVPQRLRALVPKSVRFPIGRGVGMYTLRELIRHAGDVLGVANVTAREVKGHQFSIQTKRTVEAGRDVNLLDESGLPAIIKASGTERLRVLVLYTTQRTRARVQRLLAHHLHRTDLTEGVPEDTLVQVWAHVEVVFHHVPELLAHGRRYQERVAALNRVPHLVAPDGTRVLALCETEYDGRSPDGDAKPAVNRLLAERSALAQFLATAPPAKELEAPAKDHAGNNAVADLLRVAGLVHPRMTSALASGRLGLQEPITYVGLHVRAQRGEAWTKGAPKLSWSLVAMVPDGVHWRVLAYQPAPHPKSGKGIGWHDYATANTAYRALPLPGGKRQDEDLLMAIDTALGQLRAHVATGVGYVLMVSGDSSRSLWPLLANKNLDLEPNSAGRVDDRPALPGWDPALGHRPRAVVRVTSGTRDLPRPVEVRIPDAAADNSWRVGKTTRSLYQLGSSANTWILANIPRQFAGNGRYSRAGLDAGRWSADEETGTHTWYAHTSTEIVVVGADSDSQSYAVAAARLCDHAVSWDGRTSYPVPVHLAALMDRNHPEYRRTVDWDDETEYEETAEAAPRR
- a CDS encoding Mov34/MPN/PAD-1 family protein; the encoded protein is MTGWPLLLVSETAQATMVASAARAHPTEAGGILVGVHVDGQPWVTVAIEIPSADRGPRHYKIPAGATQPAVRDARRSEHRLGYLGDWHSHPVDIGPSRTDLVSLGLISVLHPWAPNPTLVVVRNTINGYVLDARRIVAVAPRTCEVRLAGDLPPLPPPRR